A region of the Corynebacterium falsenii genome:
GTGGCATCGCTGACACGGTGCTGACCGCTGCCCGCGAGGCGGCCGCCGAGGTTGCGGAATCCATGGGGGACGCATGTCAGGTGCGGATCGTCGAGCGCGCCGCCTTAGAACCCGACGTGGAGGAGCTCCTCGCCGCAGATGCCGTGATCCTCGGTACAACGGCCAACTTCGGGTACATCTCTGGGGCGTTGAAGCACTACTTTGATTCCACGTTCGTCGCCGCGCACGAGCCGACCGCGGGGTTGCCCGTGAGCTGGTGGATCCGTGGAGGGTACGACACCGCCGGGGCGGAGAAAGCCATGCGCAGCCTGACCACGGGGATGAATTGGGAAATTGCCGCCGAACCGGTCGAGTTCGTCGGCGATCCCAGCGAGCACGCTGACCAGTTAATCACCATGGCTCAATCCGTGGTCGGTGCGGCCGTTATGGCGTCGGAAAAAGAAAAATAGGCGGACTTACTTGGCGTCCGACAGAGCGTAGGCGGCGCCGGCGGCCACGGCGGTCACCGTGATAACGGCCGGCCACGAGCCCATCTTCTTCGCTAGCGGGTGAGACGCGCCGAAGGCGAGCGTGTACAGAGCGGTCAGGCCAGCGGCGGTGCCAGCGCCAGCCTTGGCGTTCCACGACCGGGCGGCGTAGCCACCAGCGGCAGCGAGGATCACACCACCGAGCGGGCGGATGCCGGTCTCGCGGGCGGTCAGCCATCCGCCAACCAGGCCGGTGACAACCACAGCCGCGGTGTTGACCTCGCGGGCGGGCTTGAGTGTCGTGGTTGGCTTCAGCTTTTCTAACGTATCCTTGGACTTGTTCTTTTTGAAGATGCTCATGGGTGCGATCGTACCCTTGAAGCCATGTGCAGCGACTGCACAAGCTCGCCTTCAGGGCATAGACTCAGGGAATAAGAAGGAGGAGCTTCGGATGAGTAGTCAACTCCCAGAAGAACCCCACGCAATCCACACTCGGCTCACAAAGCTGTGGGGCATCGACAAGCCCATTATCGGCGCGCCCATGGCTGGGCGATCGGGTGGGCACCTCGCCGCTGCTGTGAGTCGCGCCGGGGGACTGGGCATGATCGGCGTCGGCGCGGCAACCAGTGCTGAGTGGATCAAGGACAATGCGTCCATCGCGGCCGAGGCAGGCCCCTACGGAATCGGCCTGATGCTGTGGGCTCAGGACGATGCGCCGGAGCAGTGGGAGGCCGTGCTGGAGGCGCGGCCCACGGTGGTGTCTCTGGGGTTCGGCGACCCATTGCCGTACGTGGAGCAGGCGCACAAGGCCGGAATCTCGGTGGTCGCGCCGGTCAATGACTTGGCACAGCTCCGCCAAGCGCTCGATGCCGAGGTGGATGCCATCTGTATTCAAG
Encoded here:
- a CDS encoding NAD(P)H-dependent oxidoreductase, with the translated sequence MARWEGMNAITILVVHHSPTPTARGIADTVLTAAREAAAEVAESMGDACQVRIVERAALEPDVEELLAADAVILGTTANFGYISGALKHYFDSTFVAAHEPTAGLPVSWWIRGGYDTAGAEKAMRSLTTGMNWEIAAEPVEFVGDPSEHADQLITMAQSVVGAAVMASEKEK